A genomic window from Thiomonas arsenitoxydans includes:
- a CDS encoding HAD family hydrolase: protein MPQTILATDLDGTFLGGNEAQRTALYEWIAQRRSEIVLIFVSGRGFDFMRQLARDLPVQPDHVIGDVGTSVATGADFAPIPAIDHWLDASWPADRVQQIDDIVRRHPELQPQPPHGGRRRSYFYRRPEPVQVAATELRRLGFDTLMSDNQYFDVLPRGVQKGSTLLRTLAALGLPEHRTLVAGDTLNDLSMFQTGLTGVAVSNREAALDHAITPHTNVYRSAQPGAAGVLDALQRFHQQGDFNGFISGHRLSQTTV from the coding sequence ATGCCACAAACCATTCTGGCCACCGATCTGGACGGCACTTTTCTGGGCGGCAACGAGGCGCAGCGCACGGCGCTATATGAATGGATCGCGCAGCGCCGCAGCGAGATCGTGCTGATTTTTGTCAGCGGTCGCGGGTTCGACTTCATGCGCCAACTCGCGCGAGATCTGCCGGTGCAACCCGATCATGTGATTGGCGACGTGGGCACTAGCGTGGCGACCGGCGCCGACTTCGCGCCAATTCCGGCGATCGATCATTGGCTCGACGCGAGCTGGCCTGCCGATCGCGTGCAGCAGATCGACGACATCGTACGCCGGCATCCAGAGCTGCAGCCCCAACCGCCGCACGGCGGTCGCAGACGATCGTATTTTTACCGTCGTCCGGAGCCGGTGCAGGTGGCTGCGACTGAATTGCGGCGACTGGGCTTCGACACCCTGATGTCGGACAACCAGTATTTCGACGTGCTGCCGCGCGGGGTGCAGAAAGGCTCGACCCTGTTGCGCACCCTGGCCGCGCTCGGCCTGCCTGAACACCGCACCCTGGTGGCTGGCGACACGCTCAACGATCTGTCGATGTTCCAGACCGGTCTGACCGGCGTGGCCGTGAGCAACCGCGAGGCCGCGCTCGATCATGCCATCACGCCGCATACCAATGTGTACCGCAGCGCCCAGCCGGGCGCAGCCGGGGTGCTCGACGCCCTGCAGCGATTTCATCAACAGGGAGACTTCAATGGCTTCATCTCTGGTCATCGTCTATCACAGACAACCGTATGA
- a CDS encoding mechanosensitive ion channel family protein has translation MHNNLNATWTMLWAWASSHPPDALAIALTLLAAPVFMLGARLLRKASGPEGNGQFLYLRLRNPLRLAWLLLILRLDAGFLQQRLENWSWVIAPLHLSLIAALTWLAMRLVRSGGELVVLRRGGLQLPDDPNLLDSNLEVRGLLTRARVLTRVLSFLILLVGLAVALMSIPDVRQIGASLLASAGIAGLVVGFAARPVLSNLLAGLQIAMTEPIRINDVLIVEGEWGRVEEITGTYVVFRVWDERRLILPLQWFIEHPFQNWTRSSASLLGTVFLWVDYATPIEQLRDELKRLCAADPDWDGRLALVHVTDATETAVQVRFLVSAANSARAWELRCRIREGMIAYMQRVQPGHLPRRRVQWHELAQTGSSPPPF, from the coding sequence ATGCACAACAACCTGAATGCGACCTGGACGATGCTGTGGGCGTGGGCATCGTCCCACCCGCCTGACGCGCTGGCCATCGCCCTCACCCTGCTGGCGGCGCCAGTGTTCATGCTGGGGGCGAGACTGCTGCGCAAAGCCAGCGGGCCGGAAGGCAACGGGCAGTTTTTGTATCTGCGCCTGCGCAATCCGCTGCGGCTGGCCTGGCTGTTGCTGATATTGCGTCTCGATGCGGGATTTTTGCAGCAGCGGCTGGAGAACTGGTCGTGGGTAATTGCGCCGTTGCACCTGAGCCTGATCGCTGCGTTGACCTGGCTGGCCATGCGCCTGGTGCGGTCGGGCGGCGAGTTGGTGGTGCTGCGGCGCGGCGGCCTGCAACTGCCCGACGATCCCAATCTGCTCGACTCCAATCTGGAGGTGCGCGGTCTGCTCACCCGGGCCCGGGTGCTCACCCGGGTGCTGAGCTTCCTTATTCTGCTCGTCGGCCTGGCCGTGGCGCTGATGAGCATTCCCGATGTGCGGCAGATCGGCGCCAGCCTGCTGGCGTCGGCGGGCATTGCCGGTCTGGTGGTGGGTTTTGCCGCGCGGCCGGTGCTCAGCAATCTGCTGGCAGGTCTGCAGATTGCGATGACCGAACCGATTCGCATCAACGACGTGCTCATCGTCGAGGGCGAATGGGGACGGGTGGAGGAGATCACCGGTACCTATGTGGTGTTTCGCGTCTGGGACGAACGGCGGCTGATCCTGCCGCTGCAGTGGTTCATCGAACACCCGTTCCAGAACTGGACGCGCTCCAGCGCCAGCCTGCTAGGCACGGTGTTTCTGTGGGTGGACTACGCCACGCCGATCGAACAACTGCGCGACGAGCTCAAGCGTCTATGCGCGGCCGACCCCGACTGGGACGGCCGCCTGGCCCTGGTGCATGTGACCGACGCCACCGAGACCGCGGTGCAGGTGCGCTTTTTGGTGAGTGCGGCCAATTCGGCGCGCGCCTGGGAACTGCGCTGCCGTATTCGCGAAGGCATGATCGCCTATATGCAGCGCGTCCAGCCCGGGCATTTGCCGCGTCGACGCGTGCAGTGGCATGAGCTTGCTCAAACCGGTTCGTCACCGCCCCCATTCTGA
- a CDS encoding response regulator has protein sequence MRILIAEDDRVLADGLLRSLRALGYAVDQVADGNSADAALQSSEFDLLILDLGLPRLSGFEVLRKLRARGATVPVLILTAADSVEDKVRGLDLGADDYMAKPFALQELEARVRALSRRGMGGASAVIQHGPLHYDITGRVVTLDGHVVELSARELTLLEVLLQRAGRLVSKDQLVEHLCVWGEEVSTNAIEVYVHRLRKKIEVGPVRIATVRGLGYCLEKIVPVAATSAESAAPPRADA, from the coding sequence ATGCGCATTCTGATTGCCGAAGATGACCGGGTCTTGGCCGACGGCCTGTTGCGCTCTCTGCGCGCTCTGGGTTATGCGGTCGATCAGGTGGCCGACGGCAACAGCGCCGACGCCGCGCTGCAGTCCAGCGAATTCGATCTGCTGATTCTCGACCTGGGGCTGCCGCGGCTGTCGGGCTTCGAGGTGTTGCGCAAGCTGCGCGCACGCGGCGCCACCGTGCCGGTGCTCATTCTCACCGCGGCCGACAGTGTGGAAGACAAGGTGCGCGGCCTCGACCTCGGCGCCGACGACTACATGGCCAAGCCCTTCGCGCTGCAGGAGCTCGAAGCCCGGGTGCGAGCCCTGTCGCGCCGGGGCATGGGCGGCGCCAGCGCCGTCATCCAGCACGGCCCGCTGCACTACGACATCACTGGCCGCGTGGTCACGCTCGACGGTCATGTGGTGGAACTCTCGGCGCGCGAACTCACCCTGCTCGAAGTGCTGCTGCAGCGCGCCGGGCGGCTGGTGAGCAAGGACCAGCTCGTCGAGCATCTGTGCGTTTGGGGTGAGGAGGTGAGCACCAACGCCATCGAGGTGTATGTGCACCGGCTGCGGAAAAAGATCGAAGTCGGCCCGGTGCGCATCGCCACGGTGCGCGGTCTGGGCTACTGTCTGGAGAAAATCGTCCCGGTTGCCGCGACTTCGGCCGAGTCGGCCGCGCCTCCTCGTGCCGATGCCTGA
- a CDS encoding NAD(P)H-dependent glycerol-3-phosphate dehydrogenase, whose product MQNSASSFIVGNPTLAPVVAVIGAGAWGTALACALRRGGLEVRLWARRPDLTHAIATQARNPRHLPDLELPAGLKASSQMAEVLDGANAVFMVVPSAALREVARAAAPWLQRRAVVLAACKGIERDSGALMTQVLQQELRPGALIGAIGGPSFAHEVVRGQPAALTVGLPALRQRGAVDVQSHAQRLMGGLRTAFAAGQVQLDVTDDAIGVQVGGALKNMIAIACGMAMSCEQGENARAAILTRGLQDMRRLTLALGGRPETLLSSAGAGDLFLTASSTQSRNTRLGMQLGRGEFPGGEGELAEGAISSQSVQILERRLGLHLQVAAVVRDVLGRRQTAEEALRRLLTQPVQQDDALGLPVASGAHAHRLLRDAQGLRPTLSRAQSRQSQ is encoded by the coding sequence ATGCAGAACTCTGCTTCATCATTCATCGTCGGCAATCCGACCCTTGCCCCCGTTGTTGCCGTGATCGGCGCTGGTGCGTGGGGCACGGCACTGGCATGCGCCTTGCGGCGCGGCGGGCTGGAGGTGCGCCTGTGGGCGCGCCGCCCCGATCTCACCCACGCCATCGCCACCCAGGCGCGCAATCCGCGCCATTTGCCGGATCTGGAATTGCCTGCGGGCCTGAAGGCGAGCAGCCAGATGGCCGAGGTGCTTGACGGCGCCAACGCGGTGTTCATGGTCGTGCCGTCGGCTGCGTTGCGCGAGGTGGCGCGCGCTGCCGCGCCCTGGCTGCAACGGCGCGCGGTGGTGTTGGCCGCCTGCAAAGGGATCGAGCGCGACAGCGGCGCGCTGATGACTCAGGTGTTACAGCAGGAGTTGCGGCCGGGCGCGCTCATCGGTGCGATCGGCGGGCCGAGCTTTGCGCATGAGGTGGTGCGCGGGCAGCCTGCAGCGCTCACGGTCGGTCTGCCTGCGCTGCGTCAGCGCGGTGCGGTCGATGTGCAAAGCCACGCGCAGCGGCTGATGGGGGGCTTGCGCACGGCGTTCGCCGCAGGTCAGGTGCAGCTCGACGTGACGGACGATGCCATCGGCGTGCAGGTCGGCGGCGCGCTCAAAAACATGATCGCCATCGCCTGCGGCATGGCCATGAGCTGCGAGCAGGGCGAGAACGCGCGCGCGGCCATTCTGACGCGCGGCCTGCAGGACATGAGGCGTCTCACCCTGGCGCTGGGCGGCCGCCCTGAAACCCTGTTGTCGAGCGCGGGTGCGGGCGATCTGTTTCTCACCGCGTCGTCGACCCAATCGCGCAACACCCGGCTGGGCATGCAGCTGGGGCGCGGCGAATTCCCCGGCGGCGAGGGCGAGTTGGCCGAAGGCGCGATCAGTAGCCAGTCGGTGCAAATTCTGGAGCGGCGGCTCGGCCTGCATTTGCAGGTGGCGGCTGTGGTGCGCGATGTGCTGGGGCGCCGTCAAACGGCAGAGGAGGCCTTGCGGCGCCTGTTGACTCAGCCGGTGCAGCAGGACGACGCGCTCGGCTTACCCGTCGCTTCGGGCGCGCATGCGCACCGGCTGCTGCGCGACGCGCAGGGCTTGCGGCCCACCCTGTCACGCGCGCAGTCGCGGCAGTCGCAATGA
- the ggpS gene encoding glucosylglycerol-phosphate synthase yields MASSLVIVYHRQPYEEFVENGQIVLKENKSPNGIVPALKGFIGQVDRASWVAWKKAPTGKAAKFERRITVNDSYGSYEVVRLPLTAEQISQFYHVVSKEALWPILNSFPSLYSTENCQWSVFREVNRLFAQAACAEAAPGAVIWVHDYNLWLVPGFVRQMRPDVKIAFFHHTPFPAPDVFNILPWRDEILASLLDCDLVGFHVPRYARNFAALVQSLRRIEGLIERAVEPELQATGTALSEPVTPVSIAVGGRTIRIDAFPIGTHADLIRSTVQKPDNLARVAHIRREMSGQTTIVSIGRVDYAKGTREMLLAFERLLARRPELHGRIRLLVTAVAAADGMRVYKRAQQNIEQLVGRINGHHGSLTWTPILLSTTPMPFEETLSYYRAADICWITPLRDGLNLVAKEFIAAHVNESGVLVLSEFAGAAVELQDAVLVNPYSISQMDDAIDRALDMPRDEQRERMQRMDALIQRYDITHWTHHVLELFAQLRSR; encoded by the coding sequence ATGGCTTCATCTCTGGTCATCGTCTATCACAGACAACCGTATGAGGAGTTCGTCGAGAACGGTCAGATCGTCCTCAAAGAAAACAAAAGCCCCAACGGCATCGTGCCGGCCCTCAAGGGTTTCATCGGTCAGGTCGACCGCGCCAGCTGGGTGGCGTGGAAAAAGGCGCCGACGGGAAAAGCTGCGAAGTTCGAGCGCCGCATCACGGTGAACGACAGCTATGGCAGCTATGAAGTCGTGCGGCTGCCGCTGACCGCCGAGCAGATCAGCCAGTTCTATCACGTCGTCTCGAAAGAGGCGCTGTGGCCCATTCTCAACAGCTTTCCCTCGCTCTACTCCACCGAGAACTGCCAGTGGAGTGTGTTCCGCGAGGTCAACCGCCTGTTTGCGCAAGCCGCCTGCGCCGAGGCCGCGCCGGGGGCGGTGATCTGGGTGCACGACTACAACCTGTGGCTGGTGCCGGGCTTCGTGCGGCAGATGCGCCCGGATGTGAAGATCGCCTTTTTCCACCACACGCCGTTTCCTGCGCCCGATGTGTTCAACATCCTGCCCTGGCGCGATGAGATTCTGGCCTCGCTGCTCGATTGCGATCTGGTGGGCTTTCACGTGCCGCGCTACGCCCGCAACTTCGCCGCGCTGGTACAGTCTCTGCGCAGAATCGAGGGCCTGATCGAGCGCGCGGTGGAGCCGGAACTGCAGGCCACGGGCACCGCGCTGTCCGAGCCGGTCACGCCAGTCTCCATCGCAGTGGGCGGGCGCACGATCCGCATCGATGCCTTTCCCATCGGCACCCATGCCGACCTCATCCGCAGCACGGTGCAGAAGCCCGACAACCTGGCGCGGGTGGCGCACATCCGCCGCGAAATGTCCGGGCAGACCACCATCGTGTCGATCGGTCGGGTGGACTATGCCAAGGGCACGCGCGAAATGCTGCTGGCCTTCGAGCGCCTGCTGGCGCGCCGCCCCGAGCTGCACGGCAGAATCAGGCTGCTGGTCACGGCTGTGGCCGCGGCCGACGGCATGCGGGTCTACAAGCGGGCGCAGCAGAACATCGAACAACTCGTCGGGCGCATCAACGGCCATCATGGCTCGCTCACCTGGACACCCATCCTGCTGTCCACCACGCCCATGCCTTTCGAGGAGACGCTGAGCTACTACCGCGCCGCCGACATCTGCTGGATCACGCCGCTGCGCGACGGTCTGAACCTCGTGGCCAAGGAGTTCATCGCCGCGCATGTGAACGAGAGCGGCGTGCTGGTGCTGTCGGAGTTCGCCGGGGCAGCGGTGGAGTTGCAGGACGCCGTGCTGGTCAATCCCTACAGCATCAGCCAGATGGACGACGCCATCGACCGGGCGCTGGACATGCCGCGCGACGAACAGCGCGAGCGCATGCAGCGCATGGATGCACTCATCCAACGTTACGACATCACCCACTGGACGCACCACGTGCTCGAACTGTTCGCGCAGTTGCGGTCGCGGTAA
- a CDS encoding SemiSWEET transporter: MAFHLTDLIGYGAAFLTTVSFVPQAWLTVRTRDVSGISLGMYTLFTTGVALWLAYGVIQQSWPLVGANAVTFLLALAVLIMRLRYGARQTG; encoded by the coding sequence ATGGCCTTTCACCTCACCGATCTCATCGGCTACGGCGCGGCGTTTCTCACCACCGTGTCTTTCGTGCCACAGGCCTGGCTGACGGTTCGCACGCGCGATGTTTCGGGGATTTCGCTCGGCATGTACACACTGTTCACCACGGGCGTGGCGCTCTGGCTGGCCTATGGCGTTATCCAGCAGAGCTGGCCCCTGGTTGGCGCCAACGCGGTGACTTTCCTGCTGGCGCTGGCCGTGCTGATCATGCGCTTGCGCTACGGCGCGCGACAGACGGGGTGA
- a CDS encoding mechanosensitive ion channel family protein: MNNPLQSWLLALGWLLLAVVLVSVVKPILVSWISALASHTRNHWNDALVNAVQGTRLPLAALIGLYPAVQSLSLPEAVSKWALGLAAVALFLQTGLWVSRFLDFWIRVSRERAISHDPETATGLAAMSFIARLLLWSLVFLLLLNNLGFNVTTLLAGLGVGGIAVGLALQNILGDLFSSLSIVLDKPFQIGHFVVVDNFSGTVENIGLKTTRIRSISGEIVVFSNTDLTKARLRNYKFMQERRIVFAFGVTYDTSAETLEQIPAVVKTIVDQQPNARFDRAHFKDFGDSRLNFEVVYWMKTSDYTAYMDTQQAINLGLVRECERIGAEFAFPTRTVQLQWSGALPVALQERVAAAP, encoded by the coding sequence TTGAATAACCCTTTGCAGAGCTGGCTGCTGGCGCTGGGCTGGCTGCTGTTGGCCGTGGTGCTGGTCTCCGTGGTCAAGCCGATTCTGGTGTCGTGGATCAGCGCCCTGGCCTCGCACACCCGCAATCATTGGAACGACGCGCTGGTCAACGCGGTGCAGGGCACGCGCCTGCCGCTGGCCGCGCTCATCGGCCTTTACCCGGCGGTGCAAAGCCTCAGCCTGCCCGAGGCGGTGAGCAAATGGGCGTTGGGGCTGGCGGCCGTGGCGCTGTTTCTGCAGACCGGGCTGTGGGTGTCGCGCTTTCTCGATTTCTGGATTCGCGTCTCGCGCGAGCGCGCCATTTCTCACGACCCCGAAACCGCCACCGGCCTGGCTGCGATGAGTTTCATCGCCCGGCTGCTGCTGTGGTCGCTGGTCTTTTTGCTACTGCTCAACAACCTCGGATTTAACGTCACCACCCTGCTGGCCGGTCTGGGCGTGGGCGGCATTGCGGTGGGCCTGGCCTTGCAGAACATTCTGGGCGACCTGTTCTCCAGTCTGTCCATCGTGCTCGACAAGCCCTTCCAGATCGGGCACTTCGTCGTCGTGGACAACTTCTCCGGCACGGTCGAGAACATCGGCCTGAAAACTACCCGCATCCGTTCCATCAGCGGCGAGATCGTGGTGTTCTCCAACACCGATCTCACCAAGGCCCGGCTGCGCAACTACAAGTTCATGCAGGAGCGGCGCATCGTCTTCGCCTTCGGCGTGACCTACGACACATCGGCAGAAACCCTGGAGCAGATTCCAGCAGTGGTTAAAACCATCGTCGATCAGCAGCCCAACGCCCGCTTCGACCGCGCGCATTTCAAGGATTTCGGCGATTCCAGACTGAACTTTGAAGTCGTGTACTGGATGAAAACCTCCGACTACACCGCCTATATGGATACCCAGCAGGCGATCAACCTCGGTCTGGTGCGTGAATGCGAGCGCATCGGCGCGGAGTTTGCCTTTCCCACGCGCACGGTGCAGTTGCAATGGAGCGGGGCATTGCCTGTCGCATTGCAGGAACGGGTCGCCGCCGCGCCCTAA